Sequence from the Strix aluco isolate bStrAlu1 chromosome 16, bStrAlu1.hap1, whole genome shotgun sequence genome:
TCCTATTTCATGACACttatgaaaaaatgtattaaataaatatttgtgaacAGATTAAGGTAAGGCAGAATTTAAGATAAAGCCCCTATCCCTTGTTCACAATTCTTGAACATGGCTCACGCTGCAAACAAGTGAAAAAATTCACTAAAGAACTTTAACAAGATGTTACATGGGTAATTGAATCATGTCCTCAATCCAAAAACCCAAGAGTAAGTAGTTTTGTGCTCAACCATATACAATAACTTTAAAAGGGTCAATCTATAAATAGTTTTACTCTGCACAGTTAATACTTTTGATAGAAGCACTTTGTTAGTATTGTGcaatacatttataaaaaatgGCTTCAAATTCCATTTATCAACCATGTAAAGTGCTACTATCAATCCCAATTCTGCATTCTAACCCTGTGTAACAATACTGATGTACACCTGCCACCAGCATCCCATTGGTTTTGATGGGCTTAAGAATGAGGACAGTCCAGCATACAAATCACCAATGTCACAAACCTACCGGTAAACACATACATGTATGTAACTGTAACCCCAGGATGGTTGATCTGTACTCTTTCAAAAACAATCAGGTACTCCCTTTGGTCTTTCAAAGGTCCTTACTGCAATATCCTAAACACTGTTACACAATGGAAAACACTGGAATTGCAGTGTAGTATGAGTTGAGTACAGAGTCACTTTAAAGTAGCATGCTTTTGTTTTAGTAAGAGTCTAGATCAGAGCGGTGGGTTCTGTCCCTCAGTATCCATCTCACTGTTATTAGGTGGAGGGTGAATAGGCAGAATATCCAGCTCGTCTACTTGGGGGGTAGGATGCATTACCACAAGCTGGTCCTGGGGTatatctgctgctgctgctgctaaattGGTAATAGATTTGCTTTTCACACACTGAAAGTCAACATGCCgactctttccttcctccttctcccatgACATCCGAATAAACGGTCTTTGGACGTAGTTGTAAATcacctccggccttccacccggTCgctttttcactttctctttgtATGTAGGGTAACCTAAGAAACAGAGTACAGCAGAAGTTAACGTTTCCTGTACTGTTTAGTTGAGggttttcttttacaaaaaggCAGCATAGTGAAGAGCAGCAGTTGTCACCATCAACATCCTGAATGGAAACAGATGCCATCGTGTTGTTCTTCATCATCTCTGTGCACAGAGAACACAGTCAGCAGTTCAACTACCAACCAAATCGTAAGGAAAGAGGCTACAGTGCTATCAATAATGAATATATTGTCTCCAGGTAACTCTTCCAAACTTCACAGGCAAAGCTAGTGGCTCCTTTCTCGAGCCGAAAGCAGCCGGCTGTTTCTAAAGCACTATGACCAGGACAGGAGGTCTCAGAAGCAGAGCACAGTGTCCCTCTGATCTGTGTTTAAGTTCCCAAGCAGAAGCCTAGTGCATtcctcccagctcccccaaaTGATGAAGATACATCCTTTTAGACCAATTAGCAATTCTGGTTCTGCTGCATACAAGTCACCTCTCCCCCCTGCCTAAGCAATAATTTTCATTACCAGAAAGTTACATGGTATTACGGGGCACTAGGATTGAAGTTTAGTCAAACAGATGTTATTTGTCTAAAATAAGAAGTGCCAGCAGAAATAATCTGGTATTAGCCAGCATTACACACAAACCCAGTTCTTGTTCAGCTGAATGGCATGCCAGTCTGAAGGCTCACACCTTGTTCAGCTGaatttattcacttattttaGAAATCACAAGCAGTTAGAAGCATTTGCTTTTGGTTGCATAACTGTAACTGCATAACAGCATAACTGTAATAACTTGGTGAGTGAACGACAGAAATCCTGCAAATTATAAAGGCTGGACTTTTGAATATTTGGGTCAAcaatcagaaggaaaatgaaatgcaaagaaaccCAGTTGTTACATTCACGCTAAAAATCAAAGACTACTTAATGTAGTTGTCTCTTGCAAAGCCAGAGCTGAGATTCTATAGATTCACCTCCTAATTTACAAGATGTTTAGTTCAGATTAATATTTCTTTGCACTTCAATGATCCATTTGATAGTTTTgtatttcctgaaagaaaatatcTACCTGCCACTTcacacagaatttttcatttcaagcCCTGAAAATGACACCAGACCAAGAACAGAATACACAAAGCTGTAAAAATGCATCATTACTTCAAATAAAGTACAGAGAACATTTTATGTAAAAACTAAAGGGCAAATGGCATGAGATGCAGTCGTAACTCAGTAAAAGCCACCTAAGTTACTCTGCAAACAGTCTAGTGCCTAGATACATCTCGTAGACCAGTCCTGAGCCTATAATGGGGTTTTCTACCTGGACCAGTTGTTTACTGGGTACCACTCCCCCTCTGGCCATCATATGAAAGACAATGCCAACCCTGACTTTTTCAACTGCAGAGACGATCATAAAGGAGAGTTTTTTCCCCAAAGAGTCAGTGTGCAAGCAATGCTTCTCTTACCTTCAATGCCCAGTCGGATCTTCTTGAGCCCTCTTTCCTTCAGAACGGATTTGGCCACATCTCGATTTTCAATGTATTTGAAGAATCTATACAACTTTGTGCTGTAAATaactaaaaatagattttaatgaGGAAACACTATATTAAAAGATTAAACTTCTAGTCTTAAcacacaaagatttatttttttcactgttttgctttacttttgtatttctatttcagaatATGGTGAAAGACTCGAGCTCCTGAGAAAAATGGCTAAAGGCACTGCGAAATGGGTTGGTTGTACACATCTGTTTCCCTATCAATTTAGTCTGTTTTACACACGAGTTTTTTTGGTAGATTTAGGAATGCAATAGGACAATTCACAGAGCAAACCACATTATATACTCCCAATGCCACCTCCACAAAAAAgacatctcattttttttcctgtttgatggAATTCCTGCAGACATTAGAAAATCTTTCCATTCTGCTTGCCATTATATAAGAGAGATCTGCAAATCAGTTTCAAGAAAACCCAGACTTCTGAAGCAGAACAAGAGGGATGCCTTTGAAATTTAGATTGTAGCACCTTAAAAGAAGGGACTGGGTTCCAATCCCATACAGCTGCAGAGATCCAAATCTACTGTTCATGAAAAGTATAAATGTAAAAGGCAGGTGTGTGCCTAACTAATTACTTAGGGTAGGGAGTATTTTTAATTGACATCCTTGAGACATAAAGGTCCTAGAGACCTGAGCCAATTGTGTTACTACATTACAACAGCCACATTTGGTCTATACTCACATCGAGCCTCCCTTCTTTAGGAAGAGCTGCAGGTTTGCATCCTCCAAAaatgtaagggtttttttttttttggcattttgttttttttaattaaaaaaaccccaaccaaaactgTAATACCTTGAAGAGACTTATAAGATTTTATACTACTGGAGTACAAAGAATATCTCAAGCTCCTACATGCCCCCACAAAACCCTGAATTTCAAGTTCACACACTGAAGGAATGTTTTCAGCTACAAGGACAGCACTGATGCTGTCCTTGCAGAGGGCACTCTGCTCACCAAACTGTTACACTTCCAAAATACTAAGACACTTCCCCCCCCACcgaaaaaaaaccctctagttGTTCTCCCACAGTAAACATGACTCCTACCCATTTTTCTCATCAAGCTCTtgctgaaaaagtatttccttctgcCTCATTGACTGACAATACCTTACTAcaaaaaattgcttctttttaGGTTAGATTTGAACATAAAATGCAACAGTATTTTGCTTCACAGAAGCATATAAGCAGAACTACCAAAACTAAGGGCTTTTTTGGTGATGCATTAGGGATGTTGTAAAGACTTTGCTTACAGCACTTATGTACAAAATGGTTAAATCGGCACATTTACTGCTACCTCTACCAAAGCATGGCTTGGTGGAAACAAAATAAACTTACTTTGTGAATACTCCTCTCCCATTTGTGGAGGATACTCTTCATCCCAGTCAACAACATCATCGTCTGTCAGCACAACAATGTGGCACTCCCTCTCACCACTCTGGGCACTGGCAACCATCAATGGGAGAATCATTTCTTCTAGATAAAACTCAAATTGTTTGCGAGCACCATCATTTGACAGTTCATGCATGAGAGCACCTGGAACAAAAGTTTAGGCACAGGCATATTTGAAAGCTTAGTAAAAAAATGAAGGCAGGAATAAGAAACAGCAGCAGttattttgtagtatttactGCAGAAAGCTTTGAAGACACTTAGTCTATTAGTTTGTATAAGATTAGAACTTTTTCCAATGTTTACCAGAAGCCACACCCGAAGTTCAAACTACTAGGACTGTCCTGCAGATATTAACATAATGTTGGGCAGACAGAGGAGTGACTTTGAGGAGTCCTCCTTCACATTTTACCACTGCTAAACATTTGGTTATTGTGTGTAAGACTCCCCTCGGGCTTCCTACAAGAAACACTGTTTAAGCCAGTTGCTGGAAGAGTAGAGCATGCAACCCACTTTCCATAAGCAGGAGCTTAATAACAAAGCCTCTCAAAACCCTCACAGCATGAGCTGCTAAATCCTTCTGCTGCGGACAAAGTGCACCAGGAGCGTGACTCAGCAGGTGACAGACCGTGAGGTGGTGGCACTGCTGGTGAAGGCACAGGTGCCCCACACAGGTCTCACAGCTGGAATGCCACCGCTTGGCCCTGCACCAGGAGATCACAGGAACCAAAGGCACAGGCCAGCTCATTTAAACTTTGGCTAAAACTTTGACTGGAAGGAACAAGCTGAAGAGACACGACACACTGGTGTGGGAGATGACCATGATGCACCCTACACCACCAAAGCTGTGCTACTTTTGCTAGCAGCACAGCTTAATTCTCTTAAGCAAGGAGTTGAATAAATGACCCTCCCTGTCCTCTGCAAAAAAGATACCACTTAATGTTACTGTATCTGTACTGCAAATGCATCAGAGTTTAAGTATTCCACAGAGCTGACCACAGCAGCAAAATATGTAATATCAGATATTGAAATATCAGAAACATTATGTTTCAGAAGGTGTACATCCATTGTCTTTGGGGCTTTATTACATAAGAGATAAAAAAGGATGGATTTTGCTCACGTAGTGTCAGACACATTCCTTACCTCAATAAAGGATACAATTTAGAATTGCCCCCCCATATATTTGCTTAAGGTAGTCTGTATAATTCaaactattttaataaattcTGTACTTACTGAGATCTCTGCATTTAATAGTACTATACTCAAAAGAGATACAGAGATAGTCACATGCTTCTCTCAATTCAGGAATGGATATCCCATCAGGACAGCGTATCACTCCAGTCTTGTAGTAATCCTACAGTAatgcagcaaacaaaaaagacaatGCACTTCAATATtcactgacagaaacatttcatcATTTCATTTATGATGCTTTCTCCACAAGCAAGCTCCCTAAAATGTAAGAGAGCAACATAGGTTAAGCTTTGTGAATTTGATTGTCCTCAAATTTATCAGTTTTCTGAGCCGCTTTCAGAGCAGTGAGCTCTGGTTAAAATTGTTATTTAAGTGACAACTATTAATACTGATCATTTTGGTGCATGTATACTGTCTTTTATCTATACTTCACTCAGCTTTTGCTATTCTGATTCTGCTGACAAAGGTGTATGGCAGCTCTGCTTGCCTGTGTAGATAGGAAATATGTAAGGGGTCATTTTCCTCAGACTGGAGTTTGCTTTGCTCCCCTTACCTGCGGTAAGTTAACTTCCAGTAGTCCGTTTCATTTAATTTCAGCACAAGAAAGGCTGAATATATCTGAACTAGGTGAACTAGATTCATAGAAGATGAACAAATTTCTCCCAGGCAGTATTTTTTTGGTTCATTTCATGtgtgttttctccctccctgaTTGTCACACACACATCTACAAAACCTAGGGGTGTTTTCATATCAAGTGCTTTTCCCCTTTAGAGAACAATATAGAAAAACAACATTTATTCCATCCACAAAGTCCAGATACGCAAGTACCGCTAAATCAAGAAGTTATGCCTCTTAATACTCATAGTGCTTGTCCTAATAGTACTTGCCCTTGAAAACTCACCAGAATAGCACGAAACACAGTGGAACCAATCCCTTCAGCAACTTCATACTCTCCTTTTTCATTAGGACGTGTAAAGTTATGTTCTCGGCCTGATCCAAACATCCTGCTCAAGAATAAAAGTAACCTGGTTAGAATTCCTTaccatttttttttggtaaatctgAAAAGTAAAATGTCAAAAATTGTACTGAAATGGCAGTGAAAAAAGAGTCTATTCTACCTTGTATGTATGTACACTGTTCAGTTGGGTTTATGTTTAGTAAGACTACTAGAAAATAGGAAGCAGTAACTCAGCAAAGTCTAGTTTTACTCTTCAATCTTAACTTGACAGTATCTTTTGATCAAAACAAAAGTTAGACCAGGCCATTTCCTGCCATTGCCAAAGGTGTGGGGGGGAACCCGAAATTAGTCGTCTTTGGCATCTGTGGGGTAAAATAGCAGAAGAACAGGTTTTCTTGTGAAATTCACATTATCTAATGACATTTGAGTTTAAGAAACAGAATTTAGTGTTCAAGTACATGCAACTCACCTCAGTTTCATTTAAAAGACTTAGTTAATTCAAAAGTTAAAATAACATTCTGATAGAAGATACCTGCATTTAGGGGTAGCATGTACAGCGTATTTCTCCCTCCAACAGGATGCAAGGAAAGTTAGACTAAGGAGAAAACTACAAGTCCCAAACagtatttgactttttaaaatacaccaCTGATACACAATTATtgggggcccccaatataagaagggtATAAatctgctcaggcaggtccagagaaggccacaaagatgatcagggggctggagcactttctctgtgaggacaggctgagagagttgggggtgttcagctggagaagagaaggctctggggagaccttacagtggccttccagtacttaaagaggctacaggaaagatgggggggactctgtatcagggagtgtagggatagaatgaggggcaatggctttaaactgaaagagggtagatttagattagatacaaggcagaaattcttccctgtgagggtgttgaggccctggcacaggttgcccagagacgctgtggctgccccctccctggaagggttcaaggccaggttggacggggctttgggcaacctgggctagtgggaggtgtccctgcccatgacaggggggttggaactagaggacctttaaggtgccttccaacccaaaccattctaagaATGTATGAGTTACACCCTATGCTTACAAAAAGTATTGCCATCTAGTCTTTATTTGCAAATATACTCTGATGGCAAAGCTTTGCTCTCATACACACAACCCAAAGAAACAGCATTGGTGTACTGTGTGCATTTATAATGGAGAACAAAGTAACTTCTTCCACTTAATGACTGGACATGTGTTTCCTGACCACTCTTCAagacaagaaataatatttaggAAAAAGTCACTCTAACAGGATATAGGCTTAAGGCAAATAATACAGCCTTATTATGGTTACTTTTACCTCCCAGAACATATTAGCTAAGCTGTTCCTGTTCAGTGTCCTGTGAAATGACATTGGGGGAAAGTAGGTTTATAAATAACTTGTGTTTTAGAGCAGTATTTCCGTATCTTTATTAACCTACTTTTGAATTAGCCTAAGATATAATAAGCTTGTTCCTTGAACCAATCCCAAAGGGAGAATAACTCAGcgcatacacacaaaaaaaatgtagtgCATTGGCCAGCATCACTTACTCTGAGGCTGGGCATGGAAAAGCAAACGATTTCACCACATAACTTCACACTGGTGCACTCCCTGTTTGTTAGTCTGGATATTGACACGTATACATGTATGCATGTACTGTACAAATGCCTTACATCAAtgatttatttctattattactTCTATTTATTCCCCTTTACAGTTTACACAGAGAagcattttttgctttctctggaaCTCTTCCCTGACTTTTCACAAAATAGGGAACCCAAGATACTATTTATCCCTCACAGCGGTGATCTAAACA
This genomic interval carries:
- the BTBD10 gene encoding BTB/POZ domain-containing protein 10 isoform X1; translated protein: MPKDADLAFKAAFLEGTEFLCALISKLFPCFCVSSLIDTRGSTSSRIAKGIDYTKMSLHGASGGHERSRDRRRSSDRSRDSSHERAESQLTPCIRNVTSPTRQYHSDREKDHSSSRPSSPRPQKTSPNGSVVSMGNSSRNSSQSSSDGSCKAGGEMVFVYENGKEGARNLRTSERVTLIVDNTRFVVDPSIFTAQPNTMLGRMFGSGREHNFTRPNEKGEYEVAEGIGSTVFRAILDYYKTGVIRCPDGISIPELREACDYLCISFEYSTIKCRDLSALMHELSNDGARKQFEFYLEEMILPLMVASAQSGERECHIVVLTDDDVVDWDEEYPPQMGEEYSQIIYSTKLYRFFKYIENRDVAKSVLKERGLKKIRLGIEGYPTYKEKVKKRPGGRPEVIYNYVQRPFIRMSWEKEEGKSRHVDFQCVKSKSITNLAAAAADIPQDQLVVMHPTPQVDELDILPIHPPPNNSEMDTEGQNPPL
- the BTBD10 gene encoding BTB/POZ domain-containing protein 10 isoform X2 is translated as MAGRPHPYDSNSSDPENWDRKLHNRPRKLCKHSSTSSRIAKGIDYTKMSLHGASGGHERSRDRRRSSDRSRDSSHERAESQLTPCIRNVTSPTRQYHSDREKDHSSSRPSSPRPQKTSPNGSVVSMGNSSRNSSQSSSDGSCKAGGEMVFVYENGKEGARNLRTSERVTLIVDNTRFVVDPSIFTAQPNTMLGRMFGSGREHNFTRPNEKGEYEVAEGIGSTVFRAILDYYKTGVIRCPDGISIPELREACDYLCISFEYSTIKCRDLSALMHELSNDGARKQFEFYLEEMILPLMVASAQSGERECHIVVLTDDDVVDWDEEYPPQMGEEYSQIIYSTKLYRFFKYIENRDVAKSVLKERGLKKIRLGIEGYPTYKEKVKKRPGGRPEVIYNYVQRPFIRMSWEKEEGKSRHVDFQCVKSKSITNLAAAAADIPQDQLVVMHPTPQVDELDILPIHPPPNNSEMDTEGQNPPL
- the BTBD10 gene encoding BTB/POZ domain-containing protein 10 isoform X3, with amino-acid sequence MSLHGASGGHERSRDRRRSSDRSRDSSHERAESQLTPCIRNVTSPTRQYHSDREKDHSSSRPSSPRPQKTSPNGSVVSMGNSSRNSSQSSSDGSCKAGGEMVFVYENGKEGARNLRTSERVTLIVDNTRFVVDPSIFTAQPNTMLGRMFGSGREHNFTRPNEKGEYEVAEGIGSTVFRAILDYYKTGVIRCPDGISIPELREACDYLCISFEYSTIKCRDLSALMHELSNDGARKQFEFYLEEMILPLMVASAQSGERECHIVVLTDDDVVDWDEEYPPQMGEEYSQIIYSTKLYRFFKYIENRDVAKSVLKERGLKKIRLGIEGYPTYKEKVKKRPGGRPEVIYNYVQRPFIRMSWEKEEGKSRHVDFQCVKSKSITNLAAAAADIPQDQLVVMHPTPQVDELDILPIHPPPNNSEMDTEGQNPPL